From Vulpes vulpes isolate BD-2025 chromosome 7, VulVul3, whole genome shotgun sequence, one genomic window encodes:
- the PIP gene encoding prolactin-inducible protein, giving the protein MHLLQLLFRAGPAILLLVFCLQLRTNKAEEDTRKVLSMEVQMPRKTAPNEEISVTVIVQTELRECMVIQCSLLSRNPMEGPFNYVYTACLCDSNPRTFYWDFEVNKTMSIIALTHIFDKEDICPYKAVVPNGPKYFYMAKNITVS; this is encoded by the exons ATGCACCTTCTCCAGCTCCTGTTCAGAGCCGGCCCTGCCATTCTGCTCCTGGTTTTCTGTCTGCAGCTCAGGACCAACAAAGCTGAGGAAGACAC CCGAAAAGTGTTATCAATGGAAGTGCAGATGCCCAGAAAAACAGCACCAAATGAAGAAATCTCTGTGACAGTTATAGTCCAAACAGAATTGAGAGAATGTATGGTG atTCAATGTTCCCTCCTAAGTCGCAATCCAATGGAAGGGCCTTTTAACTATGTTTACACTGCCTGTCTCTGTGACAGTAATCCAAGAACTTTCTACTGGGACTTTGAAGTCAATA AAACTATGTCAATAATAGCATTGACCCACATTTTTGATAAAGAAGATATCTGCCCTTACAAAGCAGTGGTGCCCAATggaccaaaatatttttatatggcgAAGAACATAACAGTATCTTGA